The proteins below are encoded in one region of Nitrospira lenta:
- a CDS encoding phosphatidylserine decarboxylase family protein: MADRAVGVPFAKEGFPFIGAAAGATLLTGWFGWTPVAVLAAGLTLFVAWFFRNPARVIPQGPGLIVAPGDGKVIAIEEEFEPRYLKERSLRVTIFLNVFDVHINRIPCEGVIEEVQYQPGLFLVASKPEATIKNEQNAVMIKTVSGAKVLCVQVAGLIARRIVCWVSPQERATLGERFGLIRFGSRMDTFLPIGTKLRVAVGDRVKGGSTILGDLR, encoded by the coding sequence GTGGCTGATCGTGCCGTCGGTGTCCCGTTTGCCAAGGAGGGATTTCCCTTCATCGGAGCGGCAGCGGGCGCTACACTATTGACTGGATGGTTCGGGTGGACGCCGGTTGCCGTGCTGGCGGCCGGACTCACGCTGTTCGTGGCGTGGTTTTTTCGCAATCCCGCGCGAGTGATTCCGCAAGGACCAGGGCTGATCGTGGCACCCGGCGATGGGAAAGTCATCGCCATTGAAGAAGAGTTTGAGCCGCGCTATCTCAAGGAGCGCAGTCTTCGGGTCACGATTTTCCTGAACGTATTCGATGTGCACATCAATCGGATTCCCTGTGAAGGGGTCATTGAAGAGGTGCAGTATCAGCCGGGTCTTTTTCTGGTCGCCAGTAAGCCGGAGGCGACGATCAAGAACGAACAGAACGCCGTGATGATCAAAACCGTCAGCGGTGCCAAGGTCTTGTGTGTGCAGGTGGCGGGACTCATTGCCAGGCGGATTGTCTGCTGGGTGTCTCCCCAAGAGCGGGCAACGCTGGGAGAGCGGTTTGGGTTAATCCGGTTTGGGTCGCGGATGGACACGTTTCTTCCCATCGGCACGAAGTTGAGAGTGGCCGTGGGAGATCGAGTGAAAGGCGGATCCACCATCTTGGGAGACCTGCGATGA
- the ilvC gene encoding ketol-acid reductoisomerase, whose amino-acid sequence MKIYYDKDADIQQIRNKKVAVIGYGSQGHAHALNMKESGVTVVIGAREGASWKKAEQSGLKVMPVADAVKASDVVMILAPDEMQGAIYRQDIAPNLKPGSYLAFGHGFNIHFGQIVPPANINVFMVAPKGPGHLVRSEYTKGSGVPCLLAVHQDPSGTTRQVGLAYASAVGGGRAGIIETNFREETETDLFGEQAVLCGGLTSLIQAGYETLTEAGYSPEMAYFECLHEVKLIVDLIYQGGIANMRYSISTTAKYGDITRGPRVVTEQTKQEMKKILGEIQTGQFAKEWVLENQANRPVYNALLAKGEAHPIEAVGAKLRAMMPWLKKDQLVDKTKN is encoded by the coding sequence ATGAAGATTTATTACGACAAAGATGCCGACATTCAGCAGATTCGCAATAAGAAGGTCGCCGTGATCGGCTATGGCAGCCAGGGGCATGCGCATGCCCTCAATATGAAGGAGAGCGGCGTCACGGTGGTGATCGGTGCGCGTGAAGGTGCTTCGTGGAAGAAGGCGGAGCAGAGCGGACTCAAAGTCATGCCGGTCGCCGATGCCGTCAAGGCCTCCGATGTGGTGATGATCCTGGCGCCCGATGAAATGCAGGGTGCGATCTATCGCCAGGATATTGCGCCGAACCTGAAGCCCGGTTCCTACCTCGCATTCGGGCACGGGTTCAACATTCATTTCGGCCAGATTGTTCCTCCGGCGAACATCAATGTGTTTATGGTTGCGCCCAAAGGGCCTGGGCATTTGGTGCGGTCGGAGTACACCAAGGGGAGCGGCGTGCCTTGTTTGCTCGCTGTTCACCAGGATCCGAGCGGGACGACGCGGCAGGTGGGATTGGCTTATGCGAGTGCCGTCGGCGGCGGGCGCGCCGGCATCATCGAAACCAATTTCCGTGAAGAGACGGAAACTGATCTGTTCGGTGAGCAGGCCGTGTTGTGCGGCGGGCTGACGTCGTTGATCCAGGCGGGCTATGAAACATTGACGGAAGCCGGGTATTCGCCCGAGATGGCCTATTTTGAATGTCTCCATGAGGTCAAGTTGATCGTCGATCTGATCTATCAGGGCGGTATCGCCAACATGCGGTACTCGATCAGCACCACGGCCAAGTACGGCGATATCACCCGTGGGCCTCGTGTAGTGACCGAGCAGACGAAGCAGGAAATGAAGAAGATTCTCGGCGAAATTCAGACCGGTCAGTTTGCCAAAGAGTGGGTGCTTGAGAATCAAGCCAATCGGCCTGTCTACAACGCGCTGCTCGCGAAAGGCGAGGCGCATCCTATCGAGGCCGTCGGGGCCAAGCTCCGGGCGATGATGCCCTGGCTGAAGAAAGATCAGCTGGTCGACAAGACCAAAAATTAG
- the ilvN gene encoding acetolactate synthase small subunit codes for MEHIISVTVENKFGVLSRVAGLFSGRGFNIESLSVAPTLDPSMSQMTIVTSGDDRIIEQIVKHLNKLIDVIKVVDLNESEFVSRETALIKVHTKAEDRAEALRIADIFRANVIDSTPGTYTIEVTGDPKKIEAIINLLQPLGIKELTRTGRVAVAREPIRASAVQPKKVARE; via the coding sequence ATGGAACACATTATTTCCGTTACGGTCGAAAATAAATTCGGGGTGTTGTCCCGCGTCGCCGGGCTGTTTAGCGGCCGAGGGTTCAATATCGAGAGTTTGTCGGTGGCGCCGACGTTGGATCCTTCGATGTCGCAGATGACGATTGTGACGTCGGGCGACGATCGCATCATCGAGCAGATCGTGAAGCATCTCAATAAGCTCATCGATGTGATCAAAGTCGTTGATTTGAACGAGAGCGAGTTCGTGTCGCGCGAGACGGCGTTGATCAAGGTGCATACCAAGGCCGAAGATCGGGCAGAGGCGCTGAGAATCGCGGATATTTTTCGGGCCAACGTCATCGACTCGACGCCGGGGACCTATACGATCGAAGTCACCGGGGATCCGAAAAAGATCGAAGCGATCATCAATCTGTTGCAGCCGCTCGGAATTAAGGAATTGACTCGAACCGGGCGAGTGGCTGTAGCGCGGGAGCCGATTCGAGCCAGTGCAGTGCAGCCCAAGAAGGTGGCGCGCGAATAG
- the ilvB gene encoding biosynthetic-type acetolactate synthase large subunit, translating into MKLNGSEILIECLKREGVKTIFALPGGVVLKIFDMLHQQKDLDVILTRHEQGAGHMAEGYAKATGKAGVCLVTSGPGMTNVITALADAYMDSVPLVCFSGQVPTSLIGNDAFQEADNIGLSRPCTKYNFLVKDVNDLAMTIKEAFYIATTGRPGPVLVDIPKDVSMATTEFVYPTSVSIRGYNPTYDGNKWQIKQAAEAIMKAKKPILYVGGGVVFSGASAELIELAELTQIPVDMTLMGLGAFPGEHQLSLGMLGMHGTYQANMAMHYSDLVIAIGARFDDRVTGKVSEFCPHAKVIHVDIDPTSIRKNIHVDIPIVGDCKTVLRELNQILRASVNGEQKELRKPWWKQIREWEAAHPLSYQQDAEGPIKPQYVVKRLYELTKDRDPIVSTDVGQHQMWAAQYFKLAKPNRWLTSGGLGTMGFGFPAAMGAQAAFPGRLVLCIAGDGSIQMNMQEMATAVVNKLPVKIIILNNRFHGMVRQWQDLFYQGRYASSDLENTPDFVKLAEAYGAVGLRANKVGDLDAVLKEAIAVNGPVIVDVPTYRFENVYPMIPAGGCNHEMILEDPPELKTKQAGASKVTPDGNDTVLTA; encoded by the coding sequence ATGAAGCTCAACGGGTCTGAGATATTAATCGAGTGTCTCAAGCGGGAGGGGGTCAAAACGATCTTCGCGCTTCCCGGTGGCGTGGTCCTCAAGATTTTCGACATGCTGCACCAGCAGAAAGACCTAGATGTTATCTTGACGCGGCACGAACAGGGTGCCGGCCACATGGCCGAGGGCTATGCCAAGGCGACGGGGAAAGCGGGCGTGTGTCTGGTGACGTCCGGTCCCGGTATGACCAATGTCATTACCGCCTTGGCGGATGCGTATATGGACTCCGTTCCGTTGGTCTGTTTCAGCGGCCAGGTGCCCACGAGCCTGATCGGCAACGATGCGTTTCAGGAGGCGGACAATATCGGATTGAGCCGTCCGTGCACGAAATACAACTTCCTCGTGAAGGACGTCAACGATCTCGCAATGACCATCAAAGAGGCGTTCTACATTGCGACGACCGGACGCCCCGGTCCCGTCCTTGTGGATATTCCCAAAGACGTGTCGATGGCCACAACGGAATTTGTCTACCCCACCTCCGTCTCAATTCGCGGGTATAACCCCACGTACGACGGCAACAAGTGGCAGATCAAGCAGGCGGCCGAAGCCATCATGAAGGCCAAGAAGCCGATTCTCTACGTCGGCGGCGGCGTCGTGTTTTCAGGTGCCTCTGCCGAGTTGATCGAGCTGGCGGAATTGACGCAGATCCCGGTCGATATGACCCTCATGGGTCTCGGAGCATTCCCGGGAGAGCACCAGTTGTCCTTGGGGATGCTGGGCATGCACGGCACCTATCAGGCCAATATGGCGATGCATTACTCCGATCTCGTCATTGCGATCGGGGCGCGTTTCGATGACCGGGTTACGGGAAAGGTCTCGGAGTTCTGCCCCCATGCCAAGGTCATTCATGTCGATATCGATCCGACCTCTATCCGGAAGAACATCCATGTGGATATTCCGATCGTCGGTGACTGCAAGACCGTCTTACGCGAGTTGAATCAGATTCTTCGCGCGTCAGTCAACGGAGAACAGAAGGAACTCCGGAAACCCTGGTGGAAGCAAATTCGTGAATGGGAAGCCGCCCACCCGCTGTCGTATCAGCAGGATGCGGAGGGACCAATCAAGCCGCAGTACGTGGTGAAGCGTCTGTACGAACTCACCAAGGACCGTGATCCGATTGTTTCAACCGATGTGGGGCAGCATCAGATGTGGGCCGCGCAATATTTTAAGCTGGCCAAGCCGAATCGCTGGTTGACGTCCGGTGGATTGGGAACTATGGGTTTTGGTTTTCCCGCGGCAATGGGCGCGCAGGCGGCGTTTCCTGGACGGCTGGTGCTCTGTATTGCGGGCGACGGCAGCATTCAGATGAATATGCAGGAGATGGCCACGGCGGTGGTGAATAAGCTGCCCGTGAAGATCATTATCCTGAACAACCGGTTCCATGGCATGGTGCGGCAGTGGCAGGATTTGTTCTACCAGGGCCGCTATGCATCCAGCGATCTTGAGAATACCCCGGACTTTGTGAAGTTGGCGGAAGCCTATGGGGCCGTCGGTCTGCGGGCGAACAAGGTCGGGGATCTTGATGCGGTGCTCAAGGAAGCCATTGCGGTGAATGGGCCGGTGATTGTGGATGTGCCGACGTATCGGTTTGAAAATGTATATCCGATGATTCCGGCCGGCGGGTGTAACCACGAGATGATTTTGGAGGATCCGCCGGAGTTGAAAACAAAGCAGGCGGGCGCATCCAAAGTCACGCCGGACGGTAACGATACCGTTCTGACCGCGTAG
- a CDS encoding M48 family metallopeptidase yields the protein MRSVVMGVLLGTLLGIGGCETNPYTGRHQLLMSSVDEEMQMGAQAYSQVKSDPKMHQSQDPREIEPVKRVAARIIEAAKRSKYGEMAQQFQWEVTVIKDDKTLNAFALPGGKIAVYTGIFSVAKTEAGLAAVMGHEVVHALARHGAERMSQGQLTNAALQVAGAAASANGGGGVMSQAAMAALGVGAQVGVLLPFSRKHESEADYIGILLAADAGYDPRESIHLWERMAQLSGGGGPAEFMSTHPGHETRIEQLKKWMPEAMAIYQTRQPVPAVLLPVAP from the coding sequence ATGCGATCGGTTGTGATGGGAGTGTTGCTGGGCACGCTGTTGGGGATCGGCGGGTGTGAAACCAATCCTTATACAGGTCGGCATCAGTTGCTCATGTCTTCGGTAGACGAGGAAATGCAGATGGGCGCGCAGGCGTACAGCCAGGTGAAGAGCGATCCGAAGATGCACCAGTCTCAAGATCCGCGTGAGATCGAGCCGGTGAAGCGTGTGGCGGCGCGGATTATTGAAGCCGCGAAACGGTCGAAATATGGAGAGATGGCACAGCAGTTTCAATGGGAAGTCACGGTGATTAAGGATGATAAAACCTTGAACGCATTCGCACTGCCTGGTGGGAAAATTGCCGTCTATACCGGAATCTTTTCGGTTGCCAAAACGGAGGCCGGCCTTGCGGCGGTCATGGGCCATGAAGTTGTGCATGCATTGGCGCGCCACGGGGCGGAGCGAATGAGTCAAGGGCAATTGACGAACGCCGCTTTGCAGGTAGCGGGAGCCGCAGCCAGTGCCAATGGCGGTGGAGGCGTGATGTCACAGGCGGCGATGGCCGCGCTGGGGGTCGGCGCGCAGGTCGGGGTGTTGTTGCCGTTTAGCCGGAAACATGAGTCGGAGGCGGACTATATCGGCATTCTTCTGGCGGCTGATGCGGGCTACGATCCCCGTGAGTCTATTCACTTGTGGGAGCGGATGGCACAGTTGTCCGGCGGCGGCGGTCCGGCCGAATTTATGTCTACCCATCCTGGGCACGAGACGCGCATTGAACAGTTGAAAAAATGGATGCCAGAAGCCATGGCCATCTACCAAACGCGGCAGCCGGTTCCAGCAGTACTCTTACCCGTGGCGCCATAG
- the rnhC gene encoding ribonuclease HIII, whose protein sequence is MAATHTSVERIGLDESGKGDYFGPLVVAAVFVDAVTQSELALMRVRDSKKISDGRILEMAPDIKTICPHSIVAIGPQKYNELYAKIKNLNRLLAWGHARALENLLDKVPCGRAIADQFGDERLILDALQAKGRMIVLEQRPKAESDMAVAAASILARAEFLIRLTRLSDEVGTTLPKGASSTVELAARMVMKKHGQERLEHVAKLHFKTTQTILAGLT, encoded by the coding sequence GTGGCAGCTACCCATACATCAGTCGAGCGCATCGGCCTCGACGAATCGGGGAAAGGCGACTACTTCGGCCCGCTCGTTGTCGCCGCCGTCTTTGTGGATGCCGTCACCCAAAGCGAACTTGCCCTCATGCGGGTGCGGGACAGCAAAAAGATCTCGGACGGTCGGATCCTTGAGATGGCGCCGGACATCAAAACGATCTGTCCCCACAGCATCGTCGCGATCGGCCCGCAGAAATATAATGAGCTGTATGCGAAAATTAAGAACTTGAATCGCTTGTTAGCCTGGGGCCATGCCCGCGCCCTGGAAAATCTGCTCGACAAGGTGCCGTGCGGTCGGGCGATTGCGGATCAATTCGGGGATGAACGGCTGATCCTGGACGCGCTCCAAGCCAAAGGCCGCATGATCGTACTGGAACAGCGACCGAAAGCTGAGTCGGACATGGCCGTTGCTGCGGCTTCGATCCTCGCACGCGCAGAGTTTTTGATCCGACTCACACGGCTGTCTGATGAGGTCGGCACAACGCTCCCGAAGGGGGCATCATCCACGGTGGAACTGGCCGCTCGAATGGTGATGAAGAAACACGGGCAGGAGCGACTGGAACACGTCGCAAAGCTACACTTCAAGACCACCCAAACCATCCTGGCAGGGCTTACCTAA
- a CDS encoding zinc ribbon domain-containing protein → MSQKLSPLLALQKLDLRILEITEQRRKIPERLNIAEAPLREDTQLLADAKTGVDALVKERRTHEKDLEVHETQTEKMKSHASGLKTNKEYQAHLFEIELANKKRGEFEEKILVSMDKIDQLQGTIKELQEKVTAAQAVFAKEKSVLDAADKELAAELAQLEARQREAAKQIDPNLLARYTHIKLSRKDGAVAAVREGMCAGCRLQIPPQLIAQVRRSDDLHVCPYCRRMLYWEGEIPTESASALSVARKNDLEVGESV, encoded by the coding sequence TTGAGCCAGAAACTTTCTCCCCTGCTCGCCCTGCAAAAATTGGATCTCCGCATTCTGGAGATTACGGAACAACGCCGAAAAATCCCTGAGCGGTTGAATATCGCCGAAGCGCCGCTTCGCGAGGATACGCAGTTGCTGGCCGACGCGAAGACGGGGGTTGACGCGCTGGTGAAGGAACGGCGGACGCACGAAAAAGATCTTGAAGTGCACGAAACGCAGACCGAGAAAATGAAGTCGCACGCGTCCGGCTTGAAGACCAACAAGGAATATCAAGCGCACTTGTTCGAAATTGAATTGGCGAATAAGAAGCGTGGGGAGTTTGAAGAAAAGATCTTGGTTTCCATGGACAAGATCGACCAGCTGCAAGGCACGATCAAAGAGCTGCAGGAGAAAGTGACGGCGGCGCAGGCCGTGTTTGCCAAGGAAAAGTCCGTGCTTGATGCCGCGGACAAAGAGCTCGCCGCGGAATTGGCGCAGCTGGAGGCTCGGCAGCGCGAGGCGGCGAAGCAGATCGACCCAAACTTGCTCGCGCGCTACACACACATCAAGCTATCTAGAAAAGATGGAGCGGTCGCCGCCGTGCGTGAAGGGATGTGCGCCGGGTGCCGACTCCAAATCCCACCGCAGCTGATTGCGCAAGTCCGGCGATCCGACGATCTCCACGTGTGTCCCTATTGCCGTCGAATGCTCTACTGGGAAGGCGAGATTCCGACCGAATCCGCTTCGGCATTGAGTGTGGCCAGGAAGAACGATCTGGAAGTCGGCGAGTCGGTTTAG
- the rpoD gene encoding RNA polymerase sigma factor RpoD, whose protein sequence is MAKQELLGEVKKLITMGKEKGFLTYDELNNTLPAEVVSSDQFGSIMTMFGELDIEIVDAPDGERAQKRTERGEAADDAEEAETEAESESEEENEKPIDLTPGALSRTDDPVRLYLKEMGSVALLSREGEIEIAKRIEEGKKEVASVIYGLPMTIEFVLALRDQLKDAKIDVREIVPVKETEEELEEEQQPVERDYEELRVKTLEALNTVRKVSLSLKALVEKEKSIGSDQAKQKQYKKQFDLARQQVVDKIESVNLHGVLKDRMVQRVRDLAVQFRMAEREVASCQRRIGIGGEAGAEQLRKMCRTRPDFLAVRRKAGVSEETLSDIKKIYQAAKARIKQLETEESLVPADEIKDAVKHLDVAEDKVKRGKAELVEANLRLVVSIAKKYTNRGLQFLDLIQEGNIGLMKAVDKFEYQRGYKFSTYATWWIRQAITRAIADQARTIRIPVHMIETINKLIRTSRHLVQKLGREPLPEEIAERMDLPLDKVRKILKIAREPISLETPIGEEEDSHLGDFIEDKKAVSPLEAAIRYDLQRQINSALETLTPREEKVLRKRFGIGEATDHTLEEVGQDFEVTRERIRQIEAKALRKLRHPSRSKKLRSFVESV, encoded by the coding sequence ATGGCGAAGCAAGAGTTGCTCGGCGAGGTGAAGAAACTCATTACGATGGGGAAGGAAAAAGGCTTCCTGACCTACGATGAGCTGAATAACACCCTGCCGGCGGAGGTGGTCTCCTCCGACCAGTTCGGCAGCATCATGACGATGTTCGGCGAATTGGACATTGAGATTGTGGATGCGCCGGACGGCGAGCGGGCCCAGAAGCGCACGGAGCGGGGCGAGGCCGCCGACGATGCGGAGGAAGCGGAGACCGAGGCTGAGTCGGAGTCAGAGGAAGAAAACGAAAAGCCGATCGATCTCACGCCAGGCGCCTTGAGCCGCACAGATGACCCGGTTCGCCTGTATCTGAAGGAAATGGGCAGCGTGGCCTTGTTGAGCCGCGAAGGGGAAATCGAGATCGCCAAGCGGATCGAAGAAGGAAAGAAAGAAGTGGCGTCGGTGATCTATGGCTTGCCGATGACCATCGAGTTCGTGCTGGCTCTGCGCGATCAGTTGAAGGATGCGAAGATCGATGTCCGCGAGATCGTGCCGGTAAAGGAAACCGAAGAAGAGCTTGAAGAAGAGCAGCAGCCGGTCGAACGGGACTATGAAGAGCTGCGCGTGAAGACGCTGGAGGCATTGAACACGGTCCGGAAGGTTTCGCTCTCGCTGAAGGCCCTGGTTGAGAAAGAAAAATCAATCGGGAGCGATCAGGCGAAACAAAAGCAATATAAGAAACAGTTCGATCTGGCCCGCCAGCAGGTGGTCGATAAAATTGAATCCGTGAATCTGCACGGTGTGTTGAAGGATCGCATGGTGCAGCGGGTGCGCGATTTGGCCGTACAGTTCCGCATGGCCGAGCGGGAAGTCGCCAGCTGTCAGCGGCGGATTGGAATCGGCGGCGAGGCCGGCGCCGAGCAGCTCAGGAAAATGTGCCGGACGAGACCGGATTTTCTGGCCGTCAGACGAAAGGCCGGAGTGTCCGAGGAGACCCTGTCGGACATCAAGAAAATCTATCAGGCGGCGAAGGCACGGATCAAACAACTGGAAACGGAAGAGTCTTTGGTGCCGGCGGATGAAATCAAAGATGCCGTGAAGCATCTGGATGTCGCCGAGGACAAGGTCAAGCGCGGGAAGGCGGAACTGGTCGAGGCCAATCTGCGTCTCGTGGTGAGCATCGCGAAGAAGTATACCAACAGAGGATTGCAGTTTCTGGATCTTATCCAGGAGGGCAATATCGGTCTGATGAAGGCCGTGGATAAGTTCGAGTATCAGCGCGGGTACAAGTTCAGCACCTACGCGACCTGGTGGATCCGGCAGGCCATCACTCGGGCCATCGCCGATCAAGCGCGCACGATCCGTATTCCGGTGCATATGATCGAAACGATCAACAAGCTGATCCGGACATCACGCCATTTGGTCCAGAAGCTGGGCCGTGAGCCATTGCCGGAGGAGATCGCCGAGCGGATGGACTTGCCGCTCGATAAGGTCCGGAAGATCCTCAAGATCGCGCGTGAGCCGATTTCTTTGGAGACGCCGATCGGGGAAGAAGAAGATAGTCATTTGGGTGACTTCATCGAAGATAAAAAGGCAGTCTCCCCGCTGGAAGCCGCGATTCGCTATGATTTGCAACGCCAGATTAATAGTGCGCTGGAAACCCTGACCCCGCGAGAAGAAAAAGTCTTGCGGAAGCGGTTTGGGATCGGCGAAGCCACCGACCACACGCTGGAAGAAGTCGGGCAGGATTTTGAAGTGACTCGTGAGCGTATTCGGCAAATCGAAGCCAAAGCGTTGCGCAAGCTGCGACACCCAAGTCGGAGCAAGAAGCTGCGGAGCTTTGTCGAAAGCGTATAA
- the dnaG gene encoding DNA primase, whose translation MGRGLISDDIINQIRDRVDIADIVGHHVSLTRAGQNLKGLCPFHQEKSPSFTVSPSRQIFHCFGCGAGGNVFSFLTRITGVSFPEAVRDLGRKVGIEVQESAGFNPQAAQFGRIEQVNQAASSWFHKNLQAAQAGGPARNYLAERGIEPATITRFAIGVALGEWEGLIKALTHQGFTAGDLAAAGLTIAREQAGKGATGFYDRFRARVMFPIVDLRKRVVGFGGRTLGDGTPKYLNSPDTPLFKKGQTLFAFDQAREAIARTKTVIVVEGYFDAIALHQAGITHTVATLGTALTAEHIQALRRFATNVVLLFDPDAAGVRAALRGLDLFVNSGLGVKVVTLPDGDDPDTYVRKAGAEAFARLEAAAPSLLDYALEHSVKEAESGSLEGRIRSVDEILRILQKSEHPIEREERLRVVAERLGINQQRLIERYPALIAEQRKTAGSPAPSPKPVPVFKGVPEERDLAFLLLQGKLSPADIRRLNPELFSIPACQKLVECALAHLGADGRVEVRAFLDAAMEDPDCGSLATEFSLRDDHFDDLSEHIKGCLDQLDRKRSEAAMRELISRLKGAEREGRWEDVQAINLQVNELQMRKAGTPVAGTVSLVKE comes from the coding sequence GTGGGCCGAGGCCTGATTTCTGACGACATCATTAACCAGATTCGGGACCGGGTCGATATCGCGGATATCGTCGGTCATCATGTCTCGCTCACCAGAGCGGGACAGAATCTGAAGGGGTTGTGTCCGTTCCATCAGGAAAAAAGTCCGTCGTTTACGGTGAGCCCGTCACGGCAGATTTTTCATTGTTTTGGCTGCGGGGCCGGCGGCAATGTGTTCTCATTTTTGACGCGGATTACGGGAGTCAGTTTCCCGGAAGCGGTGCGTGATCTCGGCCGTAAGGTCGGTATCGAGGTGCAAGAGTCGGCCGGGTTCAATCCGCAGGCCGCTCAGTTCGGTCGCATTGAACAGGTAAATCAAGCCGCGTCTTCGTGGTTTCACAAGAACCTTCAGGCTGCACAAGCCGGTGGGCCTGCGAGGAACTATCTTGCGGAACGGGGCATTGAGCCGGCCACGATCACGCGTTTTGCCATCGGTGTGGCGTTGGGAGAATGGGAAGGGTTGATCAAGGCATTGACGCATCAAGGGTTTACGGCCGGCGATTTGGCGGCGGCGGGGTTGACCATTGCGCGTGAGCAAGCAGGGAAAGGGGCCACAGGTTTCTATGATCGATTCCGCGCTCGCGTCATGTTTCCAATCGTCGATTTGCGCAAACGCGTGGTGGGATTCGGTGGACGGACGCTCGGAGACGGCACACCCAAATATTTGAATTCCCCCGATACGCCGTTATTCAAGAAGGGGCAGACGCTGTTTGCCTTCGATCAGGCGCGCGAAGCGATCGCCCGAACGAAGACCGTGATCGTGGTAGAAGGCTATTTCGATGCCATTGCCTTGCATCAGGCTGGGATCACCCATACGGTGGCAACTCTTGGTACGGCGCTGACGGCGGAACATATTCAAGCCCTCCGGCGGTTCGCGACGAATGTGGTGTTGTTGTTCGATCCGGATGCCGCCGGTGTGCGAGCGGCGTTGCGGGGGTTGGATTTGTTTGTAAACAGCGGCCTCGGGGTCAAGGTGGTGACGTTGCCGGATGGAGACGATCCCGACACCTATGTTCGGAAAGCCGGAGCAGAGGCATTTGCGCGGCTCGAAGCGGCGGCTCCGAGCCTGTTAGATTACGCGTTGGAACATAGTGTGAAAGAGGCCGAGTCCGGATCGCTCGAAGGTCGAATCCGCAGCGTGGATGAAATCTTGCGCATTCTTCAGAAGAGCGAGCATCCAATTGAACGGGAAGAACGGTTGCGCGTGGTTGCGGAGCGCTTGGGCATCAATCAGCAGCGATTGATTGAACGATATCCGGCGTTGATTGCGGAGCAGCGGAAAACTGCCGGCTCACCGGCCCCGTCACCGAAACCCGTACCGGTTTTCAAAGGCGTTCCCGAGGAGCGGGATCTCGCGTTTTTGTTGTTGCAGGGGAAATTATCTCCGGCGGATATTCGACGGTTGAACCCGGAACTGTTTTCAATTCCCGCCTGTCAAAAATTGGTGGAATGTGCCCTGGCGCATCTAGGGGCGGACGGTCGTGTTGAAGTACGCGCGTTCCTGGATGCGGCGATGGAAGATCCCGACTGTGGATCGTTGGCTACCGAGTTCTCGCTGCGGGACGATCATTTCGACGATCTCTCGGAACATATCAAGGGGTGTCTCGATCAACTGGATCGGAAACGTTCCGAGGCGGCCATGCGCGAGCTCATCTCGCGCCTCAAAGGGGCTGAGCGTGAAGGACGTTGGGAAGATGTGCAGGCGATCAATCTGCAGGTGAATGAATTGCAAATGCGGAAAGCCGGCACGCCAGTCGCCGGCACAGTCTCATTGGTGAAGGAGTAG
- a CDS encoding histidine triad nucleotide-binding protein has translation MSTCIFCRIVDGSIPAKVVHEDEHTLAFDDVSPQAPVHTLVIPKRHVAAVQDLGESDQALLGRLLLTCRKVAADKGLAEPGYRIVANTGRDGGQTVFHLHFHVLGGRHLGWPPG, from the coding sequence GTGAGTACCTGCATTTTTTGCCGTATCGTCGATGGCAGCATTCCCGCAAAGGTGGTGCATGAGGACGAGCATACATTGGCGTTCGATGATGTCAGCCCTCAAGCGCCTGTCCATACACTGGTGATTCCCAAGCGGCATGTCGCAGCAGTGCAAGATCTCGGCGAGTCCGATCAAGCGTTACTGGGCCGATTGCTCCTGACCTGTCGAAAGGTCGCTGCAGACAAGGGGTTGGCCGAGCCGGGCTATCGTATTGTGGCCAATACGGGGCGTGATGGAGGGCAAACTGTTTTTCATCTGCATTTTCACGTGCTTGGCGGTCGCCACCTCGGCTGGCCTCCAGGCTAG